One part of the Malus sylvestris chromosome 2, drMalSylv7.2, whole genome shotgun sequence genome encodes these proteins:
- the LOC126610544 gene encoding uncharacterized protein LOC126610544, with protein sequence MEFAVPPEFNLTPGGPPLWVSLAEKGYYGFKPTVCALCNSNTHDILQCPEREYFPDYVQEYINMRNDSKWNWNNPHSKFYTQSLKEHLGQYFEQLNVPQELSVEDKLSKLLELTDLYIEITNDGILIQALNYGKSFNDQEEIGAGIEEQSATQSCPREETPPADCETISPQSFPP encoded by the coding sequence ATGGAATTTGCAGTTCCCCCTGAATTCAATCTAACACCCGGTGGACCACCTCTTTGGGTGTCATTAGCAGAAAAGGGTTATTATGGATTTAAGCCTACAGTGTGTGCTCTTTGTAATTCAAATACTCATGATATTTTGCAATGTCCTGAGAGAGAATATTTTCCAGATTATGTCCAGGAGTATATAAATATGAGAAACGATTCAAAATGGAACTGGAACAATCCCCATTCAAAGTTCTACACTCAAAGTTTGAAAGAGCATCTTGGGCAGTATTTTGAGCAGCTTAATGTGCCACAAGAGCTTTCAGTGGAGGACAAGCTCTCTAAATTATTGGAATTAACTGACTTATACATTGAAATAACCAATGACGGAATTCTGATTCAAGCATTAAATTATGGGAAGAGTTTTAATGATCAAGAGGAGATTGGTGCAGGAATTGAAGAGCAATCTGCCACCCAGTCATGCCCAAGGGAGGAAACACCACCTGCTGATTGTGAAACAATTTCCCCACAATCTTTTCCTCCCTAA